The region GCCTGCCCCTCTTGCCCGACGGGGAGGAAAGCCTGACCACCAGGCAGGTGCGCAACGTGACCAGACGCCTGCAGCGCCGCGTGCCCCTGCCCTTCTACTTTATGCCCGAGGAGCTGAGCTCTGAGGAGGCCTGGGCCGACCTGCGGGAGGCCGGGCTTGACGCGCGGCGCCGCAAAGCTGTGCTGGACCAGCAGGCCGCCGTGCGCATTCTGGAATCTTTTCTGGCCCTTGCGCCGCAACAGCGGAGACCGGCATGAAAACCTTTCTGCGTCTTGTGGGCGTGATCCTGCTGCTGGCCGTGGCCGGCGGCGGCTGGCTGGCCTGGGAGGCCCACACCTTTCTGACTACCCCGCCCGCCACGCCGGGCAAGGAAGCCTTTTTTGACGTGGCCCCCGGCGCGCGCCTGGATCAGGTGGCCGCCAACCTGGCCCGCGAGGGCCTGGTGACCGACGCCCGCCGCTTTGGCTACCTGGCCCGCTATAAAAAATGGGAGAACCGCCTCCAGGCCGGGCGCTTTGCCCTCAATACCGGCTGGACGCCCGACAAGGTGCTGGATACCCTGGTCAACGGGCAGCCCGTGCTCTTCCGCGTCACCGTGCCCGAAGGCCTTACCTGGTGGCAGACGGGCCGCCTGCTGGAAGAAGCCGGCCTGGCGCGCTTCGAGGACTTCCGCAAGGTGATCATGGACCCGGACTTCCTGCGCCACTACGGCATCCCCTTTGCCACGGCCGAGGGCTTTCTTATGCCCGACACCTACCTGCTGAAAAAAGGCGACGCGCTGGACCTGGCCCAGGCCAGGGCCGTAGCCGGACGCATGGTGGACAACTTCTGGCGCAAAACCGCCGCCGTCTGGCCCGGAGGCAAAAAACCCGCCGCGGCCGACCTTAAAACCTGGGTCGTCCTGGCCTCAGTGGTGGAAAAGGAAACCGCCGTGGAAGCCGAACGCCCCCGCGTGGCCGGCGTGTACCAGAACCGCCTGCAAAAGGGCATGCTCCTCCAGGCCGACCCCACCGTCATCTACGGCCTGGGCCCGGCCTTTGACGGCAAC is a window of Desulfovibrio legallii DNA encoding:
- the ruvX gene encoding Holliday junction resolvase RuvX, coding for MKLVAVDYGLARTGLAVSDPEERLAFPLRTLRLADHPDRKALLDALAEAIAATGAQAVVMGLPLLPDGEESLTTRQVRNVTRRLQRRVPLPFYFMPEELSSEEAWADLREAGLDARRRKAVLDQQAAVRILESFLALAPQQRRPA
- the mltG gene encoding endolytic transglycosylase MltG; protein product: MKTFLRLVGVILLLAVAGGGWLAWEAHTFLTTPPATPGKEAFFDVAPGARLDQVAANLAREGLVTDARRFGYLARYKKWENRLQAGRFALNTGWTPDKVLDTLVNGQPVLFRVTVPEGLTWWQTGRLLEEAGLARFEDFRKVIMDPDFLRHYGIPFATAEGFLMPDTYLLKKGDALDLAQARAVAGRMVDNFWRKTAAVWPGGKKPAAADLKTWVVLASVVEKETAVEAERPRVAGVYQNRLQKGMLLQADPTVIYGLGPAFDGNLRRSQLDDPANPYNTYQRPGLPPGPICSFGLTALAAAVQPEAHNYLYFVAKTDGGEHVFSTNLNDHNKAVRQYLQNRRKR